The DNA segment GCGAGGTCAAGAATGTTGTAGATTCTGTTACAATTTTTGTACCCAATTTCAGGGATAATGCTCTTGAGTACTCCGCGGGTTTAAGCATCTACGCAGACTCAGCAGCAGCCGCTATTATCCAAGACAATGTACCTCAAAAGAACGAGTCATACGCAGCGGAACATGAGGATCAGAGAATATGTATCTCGACAGAAAAGAAATACGAAGGATCGtatgaagaaaaagaaagtAATGAAGCTGGGGAGAAGGTGATAGAGACGACGGTGGTGGCGGAGGAAAAACCGAGGTGGATCAAACATTACAGCAGCTGCCACCGTATACTACTGGTGGGCGAGGGAGATTTCTCATTCTCATTCTCTTTAGCCAAGGCTTTTGGTTGCGCTTCGAAAATGGTTGCTACTTCTCTAGATTCCAAAGGTATTTATCAAAATTTATCCAGTCTCATCCTTCACACGGATATTTAACATCCTgaactttaaaaatattgttCCCCTCGATTTGCATTGAATTTTTTAGAAACCATTTCACTGTTCTTATGCTACTTAATTAATGTAACATAATCTGATCTAGTCAACTGAACTCTCAGcctttttgaagaaaaattatGCGATGGCTCCATGGAACATTGGTGAATTAAAGAAAAAGGGCTGCATTGTTATGCATGGAATTGATGCCACCACCATAGCCACTCACCATCAGCTCAAACACATGACTTTCGATCGTATAATATTCAATTTCCCGTTCGCTGGATTTTTTGAAGGGTTGTCCCGAGATTCCACTCTTCGGTGAGCCACACTAGCTAGCTGCCTTGTATATATCCACttgtaaaaatcattttttgtaTATTATCGACATTCCTGGACAACGATCTGTGAGCTATCCAATGAGTTTCTGTTATTTAATGGCTGATTCTTGTAGTTTGCTCTCCATATTAATTTAGGCGTCATCGAAGACTTGTGAGCCTGTTTTTGAAGAATGCGAAGGGAATGATAGATGGAGATGGTGAAATTCACATATCCCACAAGACCAATGAACATCACAATGAATGGAAGCTGGTGTCTATGGCTTCTTCACACGGGCTTCGGCTTATCGAGGAAGTCACATTTGATTTGAGCGATTATCCAGGCTACAACACAAAGCGTGGTTTCGGGGGAGATGGAAACTTCGTTTGCTACCCCAGCAGTACCTTCAAATTTGGACTCAAGTTCGTTGGCCATTGATATGGTAAATGTTTGCTGTTTGGTTATGTATAGTATCATTTGTATAAGAAAGATCAATCATCTGTCCTTTTGAGATGTGAAATCATTTTGCCTTTCTCTTCCACAATCGGGAAACTGGGGGATCAATACTATTCCAATCCAATTAAACCTATAATTTGAGGATAACAATCGCAAAATTTAAGAAATTCATGTGCATGCCGTGCTAAAAGTCAGATGCACAAATATTATTCAAGAATTTCTTTCTTTAATTTAATTCGATCTCACAATTGTATTTTCctctaaaatttatatatatatttcatagaGGTGCAGGCTGATCGAGTCTAGAAATGGAGCACGACAGCGTGTTTTCAACATATATCAGTATTTCATTCATGTGATGAACGAATCTAAgcaattgaataaataattaaaatactacatACCAAATGGAATATAAATCGTCatttagaaaacaaaaatattattctaTAAAAAGTCCACTTCAGTTAGGAAGATGAAGGGAAATTAACCACACATGAGCTGTATGGGTGACAAGTTGTGAATTTTGACGTAAACTTATGTCACCCCAAGTACgtcaaaaatacatatttatcACCTTTTTTGTCATTGATAAATTATCACGAGACTTCACTAATCAGTAACAACATTTTCTTGGCGAACGTATGCTCTGTATGATTCCGTTTAAGTTAACATAATTTACAGGATATTGCATTAgcatataatatataaacaaaaaaaaaacacggatttttttatttgttggtaTACACGTTTCAGTTTTACTCGTGAAGACAAAAAACAACTTTGAGATCACCAGAATATTTTAGCATGATAGAAAGCGCGTGTAGGCGAAGCCAAGAAAGATTCTTATAGCCAGTTGACCATTTAAAAGTCAAGAAAGCGAAATCTAACCATTTAttgataatataataaataggTCACAAATGCCCTAAGGATTTCAAGTTGGTGGAGCACAtgaatttttggtcaaagtttagGAGTTTGATTCTCCCTGCCAATACTTTTTTGGACTAGCCTTTCACACAGAGTTTTTCTAGTGTGAtttacctgactagcgtagtttgcacTAGCCTTTCGCACAGAGTTTACCTAGTGTGGTTTATctgactagcgtagtttgcaggctattgtgTTAGTTCTGAGATTTACCCAGAGCGCACATAAAGACAGCGGCTGCAGATTcccacataaaaaaaataaataaatagttcACAAACAAGTTTGATGATTGAGCAAGTGGTGGAGTTGTCTACAGCATTTTTTTTAAGGGAACTCGCTTATCCATGAATATTACAACCTACAAGTCACTGCTTATTATTATAGCTAGCTAGTCATGATCAGATATcagtttattatttattttactaacaTAACC comes from the Henckelia pumila isolate YLH828 chromosome 1, ASM3356847v2, whole genome shotgun sequence genome and includes:
- the LOC140875105 gene encoding uncharacterized protein is translated as MGIILSLCRVSGWKTEGDEARRLISPNLTPPFSTLFQRLGQRSRCTLKRIWLIICSVPISIWRCLKGGIFHRIKSIFYLTKPRKSAGPLLPIENPAPMPSDHPPLERALLVSTEQNNQEDSRSGTKNTKDHATISIPSFSSHVLDSYSTSSITDSAAAATQENAPRENVSYAMHEETGMYISAGEICEGYSSDPSEVKNVVDSVTIFVPNFRDNALEYSAGLSIYADSAAAAIIQDNVPQKNESYAAEHEDQRICISTEKKYEGSYEEKESNEAGEKVIETTVVAEEKPRWIKHYSSCHRILLVGEGDFSFSFSLAKAFGCASKMVATSLDSKAFLKKNYAMAPWNIGELKKKGCIVMHGIDATTIATHHQLKHMTFDRIIFNFPFAGFFEGLSRDSTLRRHRRLVSLFLKNAKGMIDGDGEIHISHKTNEHHNEWKLVSMASSHGLRLIEEVTFDLSDYPGYNTKRGFGGDGNFVCYPSSTFKFGLKFVGH